A stretch of DNA from Cellulomonas fengjieae:
TCCGTGACGCAGAACTCGGGGATGGTCAGGTCCGTGACCGGTCCCCCGCGCTCCACCTCGGCGATGACCAGCGGCGCGTTGCCGCCCGCGAAGGTGTCCACCACCCAGCCGTCGTCCCCGAGCCACACGGAGTGCCGGGTCTTGGCCACCCTGGCACCACCGCGGCGCACCAGCTCCAGTCCCACCGAGACGTCGAGCTCGCGCTCGGCCTCGTACCGGGTCCCCTCGTTCATCGGACCCTTGACCGTGATGGCGCAGAAGTCCATGCGGTCGGCGAACCGGTCGAGGATCGCGAGCTCGTCGAGGTCCGGCTCGAGGACCAGGCCGGGCACGGTGGCCTGCACGCGGACGCGGATGGCGAACCCGGCGTCGGCCAGGACGTAGCTCTGCACGATGAGGGCGGGCGACGCGTCGAGGAGCTCGGCGGGCACGTCGCGCGCCCAGAACCGACGCTCGAACTCGAAGTCCCCGTACCCGGTGTCGCTCACCCTGCGAGCGTATCCGTCGAGGTCACCGCGCGGGTGGACGCTCGCTACTCGGTGCTCACCGCGTCCAGCACCGGCAGCCGCGCCGCCCGGACCGCCGGCCACAGCGCGGCGACCATGCCGACGACCACCGCGAGCGCCAGCATGAGCGCGAGGCTCGCCCACGGGATCGCGAGCGTCCGCAGTCCCACGTCGGCGAACACGGTGGGCAGGGTCGACGCGAGCGCGACTCCCAGCACCAGGCCCACCGTGGTGCCGAAGAGAGCCGTGAGCACCGACTCCAGCGTGATCGTCGTCCCGAGCTGGAGCCGGCCCAGCCCGACCGCGCGCAGCAGCCCGATCTCGCGGGTGCGCTCGATCACCGAGAGCGCCAGCGTGTTCACGATGCCGAGCACCGCGATGACGATCGACAGGCCCAGCAGCGCATAGAGGATGACGAGCACCCGGTCCACCTGCTCCGCCAGGTCGGAGACGAACTGCTCGCTGTCCATCACCGACACCACGACGTACGGGCGGACCGCGTCGGTGAGCTCCGCGCGC
This window harbors:
- a CDS encoding CYTH domain-containing protein — encoded protein: MSDTGYGDFEFERRFWARDVPAELLDASPALIVQSYVLADAGFAIRVRVQATVPGLVLEPDLDELAILDRFADRMDFCAITVKGPMNEGTRYEAERELDVSVGLELVRRGGARVAKTRHSVWLGDDGWVVDTFAGGNAPLVIAEVERGGPVTDLTIPEFCVTEVTSDPRFSNDALAGTPYGSWAAAYEAELAAVGPRFLRSLGHNHRAGEHGSD